The Pseudomonas sp. DG56-2 genome contains a region encoding:
- a CDS encoding SDR family oxidoreductase: MIDWSAGDSNHNGRVALVTGAARGIGLGITAWLIAEGWQVVLTDLDRVRGAKAAKVLGDNAWFIGMDVADETQVKVTVAEVLGQFGRLDALVCNAAIADPHNTTLETLSLAHWNRVLAVNLGGPMLLAKHCAPYLRAHGGAIVNLASTRAAQSEPDTEAYAASKGGLLALTHALAMSLGPEIRVNAVSPGWIDARDPSERRAEPLSEEDHAQHPAGRVGTVEDVAAMVAWLLSRNAGFVTGQEFVVDGGMTKKMIYK; this comes from the coding sequence GTGATCGACTGGTCAGCGGGCGACAGCAACCATAACGGTCGCGTCGCCCTGGTGACCGGTGCGGCACGCGGCATCGGCCTGGGCATTACTGCCTGGCTGATCGCCGAGGGCTGGCAGGTGGTGCTTACCGACCTGGATCGGGTACGCGGCGCCAAGGCGGCCAAGGTTCTGGGAGACAACGCCTGGTTCATCGGCATGGATGTCGCCGACGAGACTCAGGTGAAGGTCACAGTGGCTGAAGTACTTGGCCAGTTTGGTCGTCTCGACGCTCTGGTGTGCAATGCCGCCATTGCCGATCCGCACAACACCACCCTGGAAACCCTGAGCCTTGCGCACTGGAACCGGGTGCTGGCGGTCAATCTGGGTGGTCCGATGCTATTGGCCAAGCACTGTGCGCCGTATTTGCGTGCCCACGGCGGTGCAATCGTCAACCTGGCGTCTACCCGTGCTGCGCAATCGGAGCCCGACACCGAAGCTTACGCGGCCAGCAAGGGTGGCCTGCTGGCGCTGACCCATGCCCTGGCGATGAGCCTGGGGCCTGAAATTCGCGTCAATGCTGTAAGCCCCGGCTGGATCGACGCACGCGACCCCTCGGAGCGTCGTGCCGAGCCGCTGAGTGAAGAAGATCATGCTCAGCACCCGGCGGGCAGGGTAGGGACGGTAGAAGACGTTGCAGCCATGGTTGCCTGGTTGTTGTCGCGCAATGCCGGCTTTGTCACTGGCCAGGAGTTCGTGGTCGACGGCGGTATGACCAAGAAGATGATCTACAAGTAA